tcaaactgGATATATGTGCAGCATGTGGAATACTAGGCAATGCTGTAGttcacatgcatatatgtatcTTCATGTGCAGTTAACAGAGCACGATCACGGGGTGCAATATCAATCACATGCCTATTTAAAACTTTAGATGCCAGGGATAGTGCCTCCATTTGTCCTGTATTAGAAGAAATTCACAGAATTAATCATGCCTTCCAGTAAAATTTCCACCCCTGGCCCAAAGTTTTTCAGGATAATCAAGGAATTGTAAAGTTTGCTATTTTGGGTACATTTTTTACGATGTCcattatttcttttcttctttcgagTTCTTGGTTAGTCTAATGGGTTGTGAGCATTTCTCGGTGCTAATCTTGTCAATTCTAATTATCCGTTCCTCGACATTTAATGCACTCCTTTTCTGTCTTGCTCTGTATCAAAATAGTTGTCTTCTTAGCCTCTTCAGTTCTTCTCGAAATAGCTGTCCTTGCACTTCCAGTGTAGTTTTAGCCGCTTAGTTCTAATTTGACCCTTCATCAATGCTACTAAAAATATgtgctgctgcatgcatgagtACTATGCTTTCCTTGACATTTTGTAACATCTAATTCTTCGGGTGGTACTTCAGGATTGATGGCACAAGGACTTCATAGATGGTGAAATGTTACAAGGAGGAAGTTGGTTGTATTGTACGGTTGTACCATCGTAATCTTTCGTGTtccttatttatttatttattttttatatctCCTTTTTCATCTCATTAATCTAACTGCCAAATCATTCTGTTTTAGTGCTGATTGCCAATTTGTAGTTATTACTGCAAGTGTGGTTCTATCTGGTTGATACCCATGTTGACAATTGAATGAGAATGGGATGGATACCCCCTGCACATTCCAAACATTACCGTTGTTGTGAAATGATGGTGTTGAGCGTGTCGTTAGTTTATTTTCGGCCGTGAAAGTCGAACACTCAACAAGGAGTTTCTGTTCTTAATTGACTTCAGGAAAGGGCGTTGTTCAAGCATCTAGAAGCACACACGCTGACTTACGTCCCATCCGTTTTAAACATCTAGAATCAAGATCACATGCTGTTATTAGTCTCCACTGTCCTCTACAATGCTGATGCACATGTCCAGCCTGAATCCGAAAGTTCTTAGGCATTGGCACATGGTGCATATTTCAAACAACGTACAGATGAGCTGTTACTCTCGAAATTAGCCAGAATTGACCACTAACAACAGTCAATTGTCCGAGTTCGCtgaacactttttttttcctgggtAGCCACACATGAAGGGGCTGATTTGTTTTACATGGACGCTTCAGTTACAAATCTACAGCCAGTTCCTTTCCGGTtgcaaaaaggaagaaacgaAGCTGAAAAAAGGGGGAAAGATAAGATAATCTCCAAACTTGATCTTTCTGGCTACCCTGCCGTAACGAAATATTTACAACACGGcaatattttccttttcctaaAATTCGAATTACCCTTTCTTTCCTTTCGGATGGCTTGTCGGCGAAACCACCTCGTGGGCACCGGAGCTGCTCCCCCTCTTGCCATGCGAAGGAGGAGGCAACGACGCCCAGGTAAGCTTCTCGCCGACCTTCCTGCCGATCTTATTTTTAGTCCCCATGGATCTCCGCTGTCCTTGATCTCCTTTCTCGCCGCTCAAGATGGGCACGAGGTACCACCAGACGGAGGTGCAGCAGATGGCGAACACCCTCCCGAACACCACCAGGcccgccagcagcagcaccgccACCAACGGCCAGTACTGGCTCGGCCTCCACCTCTCGACGGCGCCTGCCGCCTTCTTCGCCGGATCCGCCTTCGGAGCCGCTACCGCGGCGACTCCTCTTGGGCTGGCGGAGGCGGACTCCGTCGACGGCGACTTGCAGCACTTCTTGTTGGGGTCCACCTTGGCGGCGGGCTGCTGCTCTTGGTCCGGCGGGAGCTTGACGACGATGGGCACCCAGCCCTTGGGGCCGGACTGCACGAACCGGACCATGACGCGGTCGCTGCTGGCGTCGACGCGGCGCAGCACCTTCTCCCGCCGGGATTCGAGCTCCGCGAGCACggtggagaacttgtcgagcCCGCGCGACGCGTAGGggttctccttcttcttcgtcttcttcttccccgcgtCCGGTGACTTGATCTTCTTCGTCTTGATCTTCTCCTTGTCGACGTCCTTGAAGCTGCCCGTGCCGCAGAAGGTCATTTCTTCCTCTCGCATGCTACCGTTTAGCGCTTTCTCTGTcaggcaggaagaagaagaaccgtCTGAATTCAAAGGGGGCAACTCCGCAACTTGGATAACTGCGAGGTTTGCTACTCCCGTCTATGCTGTCTGTGTCGTTC
This is a stretch of genomic DNA from Brachypodium distachyon strain Bd21 chromosome 1, Brachypodium_distachyon_v3.0, whole genome shotgun sequence. It encodes these proteins:
- the LOC104583924 gene encoding uncharacterized protein LOC104583924 isoform X2, with the protein product MREEEMTFCGTGSFKDVDKEKIKTKKIKSPDAGKKKTKKKENPYASRGLDKFSTVLAELESRREKVLRRVDASSDRVMVRFVQSGPKGWVPIVVKLPPDQEQQPAAKVDPNKKCCKSPSTESASASPRGVAAVAAPKADPAKKAAGAVERWRPSQYWPLVAVLLLAGLVVFGRVFAICCTSVWWYLVPIWASLPPPSHGKRGSSSGAHEVVSPTSHPKGKKG
- the LOC104583924 gene encoding uncharacterized protein LOC104583924 isoform X1 translates to MREEEMTFCGTGSFKDVDKEKIKTKKIKSPDAGKKKTKKKENPYASRGLDKFSTVLAELESRREKVLRRVDASSDRVMVRFVQSGPKGWVPIVVKLPPDQEQQPAAKVDPNKKCCKSPSTESASASPRGVAAVAAPKADPAKKAAGAVERWRPSQYWPLVAVLLLAGLVVFGRVFAICCTSVWWYLVPILSGEKGDQGQRRSMGTKNKIGRKVGEKLTWASLPPPSHGKRGSSSGAHEVVSPTSHPKGKKG